In Dioscorea cayenensis subsp. rotundata cultivar TDr96_F1 chromosome 13, TDr96_F1_v2_PseudoChromosome.rev07_lg8_w22 25.fasta, whole genome shotgun sequence, the sequence CATAAGGACCTCTTagagacaaattatattagagggagGGACTTGTATTTCccaaatattaaaatacaaGAACTTCATatggacaaattatattagagggaccaaataaacaaattgactatattagagggactaaatagggtattctacctATTATTAACATAGCACAAAAGTCATTATACTAATATTACTCCTCGGCCGGtactaaaaaaatactattcCACTTAAAAATCTTAATCGCTATTAAGTTCttgaaaattggaaaaaaaaaacttcttttttAGGGTGGagttaatataataatcattCACAAGTTCATATTTGTCTAGttcttaaaaattgaaaaaataaaaaacctattttttttttagagttgagatttaatttgataatcaTCTAAATCCTCATATTAATCAAATCCTTAAAAtccgaattaaaaaaaaatgcattttacTAAGGTGTGCTCAAACATCCTCAAACCTTAAGGTAAGGCAAGGCTACAAATTGTTTAGAAGGGAGACTAGTGAGGTTTGCGCTTTTAAAAACAATCATGCACATTTAACTTAAATCTAATATAGGTTCATACACACTCTTATGAAATTGAGGTAAGTTAATATTCAAAACATAttggtttttataattttaaaattatgataattaatcataacttttttttgtaaaaataaaaaaaagggaagtaACTAAATGTGATGGACAAACAATTTCACCTTGGCCGCGCTGCGTATTGTAAAGTGGACCttgttagggaatacagctgtgtatacagttgtatctatatttatatagctaccatatttatataactgtgtatCTATCTATACCCTGTACAATTGTAGGTTTGTTGTTATGAAAATTGATtaatcttttccacctaacatggtatcagagaggtttTTCTAAACCTAAATTTTTCCACGCCGACGCCCTCGATTCGCGTGCGCCGCCTCGATCCGCGCACCGCCGTCCTCGGTAGTCGCGCCCCAGCGACGCCCGCCCGCCCCTCAGGCCCGTCGCGCCCTGACCTCGCTCCCGCGCGCGCCATGCCGCCCAGCGTGCCTCGCCCAGCGCGCCCAGCCGCCTAGCCGCCTAGCGTGCTCGCCCAGCGCGCCCAGCCCACCCTAGCGTCTCCCCGTAGGCGCGCCGCCCTGCCATGGCGCCCCTACACGTCCCAGCATGCATCAGCCAACGGCCGCGCGCGCCCGGCTCCTTAGCCCGCACGATCTTGACCCAGCATGTGTTTCTCATGGCCTCGCCTGGGTTTCTTATCTCCGATAGGCGGGACGTCATGCTCAATGGCAATAATTATAAAGCATGGTCGTCCCACTTTTACGTTGTGCTCCTTCGCGGACTTAATCTTTGGGGTCATATTGATGGTACCCGTCCGCCTCCAGTTTCTTCTAGTGCCGCCTCTTCTAGCTCCCCTTCGTCTACAGTTACCAGCGCGTCCTCTTCCACGCCTGTTGACTTACTCAAGTGGACTGAGGATGATGCTCGTACCATTGCTATCATCTGTCAGTCCTGTGAGCTTTCTATTCGTTTGGCTGTTTGTGATCTTTCTACAGCGAATGCGATTTGGGATCATCTGCGCGCACTATATCTTCCTTCCAGTCAGGCGTTGCGTTACTCTTTGCTACAGACTCTCACCTCTACCTATCAGCGTGAGACCTCTGTCTCAGATTTCTTTGCCGTGATCAGTGATTTATGGCGTCAGTGTGATGAGATGACCCCCTCTCCTTCTCCGACATGTGCCCAGTGTCTTTCCATTACTCAGGATCGTGATTATCTTCGCATTTATGAGTTTCTCATGCGTCTTCGCCCTGAGTTCGAGGCCGTTCGAGCTCAGCTACTGCACCGGGTTACACCTCCGTCTGCTAGTGATACTCTGGCATATGTGCTTGCTGTGGAGACTCGTCTTCGGTCCTTGGATGTGGTTCCACCACCTGCTACTACTCATTCTGTTCTTGTTGCTCCCCAGCAGAACCCAGTGCCGACCATTGCTCCTTTGATGCCGTCTCCTGGTCTTAGCGCTCCTGTCCGTTCTCTATCTCAGTCTCAGGGACCGGTTTCTAGTGCATCTCCTCGACGGTCAGTTCGGTGTCATTACTGCCATGCTCTTGGCCATATTCGTACTGAGTGTCGCAAGTTACAGCGAGCTCAGATGACAGAGACAGTGATGACCCCCACCCAACCCTCGACTACTCGGGTAGTCCGTTGCTCTGTCGAGCGGTTTCAAACGAACTTATTCAAGACTTTCAGAGTCGGATATCTCCTTCTTCGACCCGATACTCACTCGGGATGCCTCCGAGCGTCTCCAGCTCACCCATCGAGTCGCCTCCGCCCCTACAGgtatttcttcatcctcttggtTACTTGACTCTGGAGCTTTTTTTCATATGACCTATGATGCTACCCACCTTCACTCTCTTCACCCTTTTTTTCTTCGATCTTCGTGTCATTATTGCTAATGGCACGACACTCTCTGTCCCTAGTCGTGGCCTCTTACACACCACTTATTTTCATATTCCTGATGTTGCCTTTTGTACCCACGctctccatgaaccttatttACGCTAGCCACTCGCTTCTCTtggctatcttgttatttttgatgagtttggttgTCGTGTGCGAGGATCGTCTTCTGAGGACCCTCATTGAGCCGGCCATCGCCAtagtggggtgtatgtgctcgaTCATCTTCGTCTTCCGTTCTCTTCTATGTTACCAGCGGcctctatttattgtttttctactgTTCGTTTCCATCAGTGGCATCATCGGCTTGGCCATCCTAGTGGTTCTCGCCTGTCTTCTCTTATTCATTAGGATGTTTTAGGTCGTGTTTCAGTTGataattctcattcttgttcgggttgtaagcttggcaaaCAGCTACAACTCCCGTATCCTTCAAGTGTGTCTAGGTCTGGGTCTCcgtttgaattagttcattcggatgtttggggtcctgcccCGTTTGTTTCCAAAGTTGgacatcgttattatgttatttttgttgatgatttctctcgttacacttggatttattttatgcgtTCTCGTTCCGAGtttttaaaggtttatattgatttctctaatatgGTGCGCACCCAATTTTCGGCCACCATTCGTACTTTCCGTTCTGATTCAGGAGGGGAGTATCTTTCTCATGAGTTTCGTGAGATTCTTGCCTCCCACGGCACTCTTCCTCGATTTCCTCTTGTTACGGGTGCCCATGCTCGAATGGCACTGCTTGAAAAGAAACATCGTCGTATTCTTGAAACCGCTCGTACTCTTCTCATTGCCTCCCATGTTCCCCTCACTTTTTGGGTGAGAGTGTCTCTCTACTTGCTTtacctcatcaatcttcaaccctcttcctTTTTTCAAGGTAGTAGTACAGGGGAATGTCTTTTTTCCAGCCCACCCCGTTATTCTCATCTTcgtgtgtttggttgtttgtgttatgtccTCCTTATGCCTCGAGAGCGGACTAAACTTTCTGCTCAGTCTGTTCCTTGTGTCTTCCTTGGTTATAGTCCTAAGCACAAAGGCTATCGGTGTTATGATCCTGTTACACGTCGCCTCCGTATCTCGCGTgatgtttcttttgttgaggatcgtcctttctttgtcccttccccttcctcttcttctcattccTCTACTACCTCGACCGATGTTCAGTTTCTCATTGTGTCCTCACCACCTTCTTTGTCCCCACCTCCATCTGTATCTCATccatcctctcctccatctgTTTCACCGTTGACTGCTGACCCTCCTGTCCAGTGTTTCTATTCCCGCTCTCTTCTTCCTAAGCGATCCCCTCGGCAGCGAGCTTCCTCGATGTGTTCCCTGCGGATGATCCCCAGCAGCGTCGCTATCCTCTTCGTGATCGTCATCCCCTCGATCGCCTTTAATCTTGCCTCTCGACTCTTGACCTACCTATTTCTCCCTTCATGGCCCTCGAGCCATCTTCTACCGAGAGTGTCCAAAATACCCGAGTGGTAAGCTGCTATGTCTGCTGAGTTGGAGGCCCTCGAGCGCACCTCTACATGGGATTTGGTTCCCCTTCCTCCTGGCGCTGTTCCCATTACTCGCAAGTGGGTCTATAAAGTAAAGACTCGTTCACGGCGGTTACGTAGAGCGATGCAAGGCTCCCCCTGTGGCTCGTGGTTTTCGGCGAGGGCGAGGGGACgagattatgatgagactttttgCTCCGTAGCTCATATGACTACCATTCGAGCTCTCATTGCTGTTGCTGCAATTCGACGATGGTCCCTTTTTCAgtttgatgtgaagaatgcttttcttcacgGGGATCTTCaggaggaggtttacatgcttCCTCCCCCTGGGTTTTTCTTCCGATTCGGTTTGGTCCGTCAGCCTTgaaggctctctatggtctcaaacagggcTCCTCGTGCCCCGGGTTTTGAGCGCTTTCGAGCCCTAGCGTGGTTGCTGCCGGTTTTCGACCCTAGTCCGCATGATCCCGCTTTATTTGTGCACTCTTCCTCTCATGGTCGGactttgttgttgctttatgtggatgatatgatcatcactggtgatgatcctgctcatgtggattttgtcaAGCATCACCTTCAGCAACATTTTCAGATGACTGATCTTGGTCGATTGAGCTATTTTTTGGGCATTGAGGTCACTTCTACTTCTACTGGTTTTTAGTTGTCCCAGCAGCGTTACACATCTGATATCCTCGCACGGTCAGCTCTCTCTGACTCTTGTCCCGTGACGACTCCTATGGAGCTACATCTTCGATTGCGTCTTGATGAGGGGACTCCCTTTATCCGATCCGACACGCTATCGTCACTTGGGTTGGGGAGTCCGGTCTATCTTACCCTCACTCGTCCAGACATTGCTTATGTTGTGCATGTTTTGAGCCAGTTTGTTAGTGCACCTACTGCATTCACTATGCCCATCTTTTTGAGGCTTACGGGCTATCTTGGGCGACTCGGTCTCGAGGCCTTCTTTTCTCTCGAGCATAGTTCTCCGGAGCTTCGTTCTTAttcgatgctacttgggctagtgatCCGTCCCCGATCGTCGCTTACATTCGGCTTCCGCTTTTGTTCTTGGGCTCTTCTCTCATTGCTTGAAGTCCAAGAAGCAACTGGCGTTCTCGATCTAGCATGAGCGAGCTTCGCGCTATGGCTACTACTGCtgaggagattgtttggttgcgtTGGCTTTTGCATGATCTTGGTGTTGTCTCGCATGCTCCTACTCCTCTACATTGTGACAACACCGGTGCCATTCAGATCACTTTGAATCCTGTCAAACATTCCCTCtccaagcatattggtgttgatgctttcttcttgCGTGATCAGTACAACAAAGGCATTCTTGCTCCCAGTTTGTTCCTTCTGAGCGTCAGCTTGTGGATCTGTTTACTAAATCTCAGACACGGGCACAACATGATTTTCTCTTGTCCAAACTCTCGATGTTTGATCCCCCATGAGTTTGTGGGGTGGGGGGGTGTGTgtgttagggaatacagctgtgtatacagttgtatctatatttgtatagctaccatatttatataactgtgtatctatatataccctGTACAATTGTAGGTTTGTTGTTATGAAAATTGATtaatcttttccacctaacagacctttttgtgggttttttttttttggaatgaacATGGTTTATCAATTTTTCCATCACCTTGGGTTGAATATTACCATTAGAAAACAAAACCATGTGTAAACAAGCCAAAAATTTTATCAATGTAAAAgatttttacatgtttttaattttttacaagtAAGCTCATCCAACTCTaattttccaagaaaaaaaattaaaaacatttaaattatttacgcAAAATGTTTTCCACAGATATACATGTAAAATGTAAATATTAGTAAGaggttttattaaatatattcaataatatttcttttagacacgtgtatatataatttacaattttacaaggttatacatgcaaaaaaaaaattaaactttttgaaaggtatatttcaaaattatataacgTCACctcaaaatttatgtatatatatatgaaaattagttataataaatCATTTATACCAAATATGCTTTTAGAGGGATAAATATTAGTGTGAatatcattcatatatatatatatatatatatgtgtgtgtataaagaaataaaatatgggTAAAATTAGTAAAAACCTCCCCcaacggaaaaaaaaaaagttatagcATTACCTCATCAAACCCAAATATTTCAAGAAAGTCTCTATGACCAAGTGGACGAACACCGCCAACTGCagacaaaagaaaggaaaatactTTTATTAGCTACACACACAAAGCcgaaaattgaaattaaaatgaaagaatatatgaatttgaaaaataccaaaaaaatcagcaatttcttcatcttctgagCTATTTGAGCAAAATTGTGACGGGATAGTGGCATCATCCCACTCCAATTTCTCCCACCATATTTTCTCACATTTAATAAATAAGCCTCGGTTGTTGACAATTCCCGGCTTGAATGGAAGCCTCTTCAAACTTGGACAGCCCTCCAAATGAACTTTTGAAAGATGAGGAAAATCTAATGTACAATGACTTATTTTCACTAGCTTTGGTAAACCAAGTATTGTCAAATACTTTAGTTTGGGGAATGTAGTGATGGCATCATCCTCTTCAATTTCTCCCACCTCTCCATTTACCAATTCTTCCATAGCATcacaatttttcaataataaagcACGGAGGAGTGGGAGATGCAAGACCCAATGAAGACTTGTCAAACTGTGGCATTCTTCAATTTGGACAAGTTGAAGCACCGGCAAAACTTCTTTCGGCTCAATCCTCCAGACAAAACTTCTCAATTTTGGAAGATCAAATAATTTGAGAAACTTGAGACTTATCTTAGTTCCGTGAGTAATCACCAGGTTTTGAATGGTAGTGCATGATCTGATTTGAAACTCTTTTGGCCACCCATGACCTTCACTTGTTAAACTACTAAATTGAAGTGTTTGCAAGCCTTCAATTTCTTGAATATTGATATTGACGATTGGTAAGTCGGAGAGTTGTTGGAGGATCTCATTAGAAGATGCACGCATTCCTATACTTTTAAAGCCTCTCAGTATCTCCAATTCCTTTGGTTCTACACACCCATATGGATAAAGGTCAAGCACCTGTAGATTGCACAAATTTGACAACAGCCCAGCTTGTAATTTGCCTAGAAACAGATATCCACATAAAAGGCATTTCAGTTTTTTCAAATTTCCAAGCTCGTGTGGAAGTGATTTGATTCTTGTGCGTGATATGTCAAGGAACTCAAGATTAAACAAATGTGTGATCTCGGTTGGGAGCTCATCGATTCCAGTAgaagataaattcaaatatgtGAGATTTGGCATTTGCCTAAGAAAGATCTTCGGTAGATTTTCTAGCCTTTGATTATGTTGAATGCTTAAACTTAAGAGGCTCGGGCACTGACATTGTAACTCAGGCAAAGAATTCATATCACAATTGATTATTGACACTCGTTCCAGCTGAATCCATGTCTCCATCTCCTCTGATGACAACTGTTCAAAGATAATGTTTTGTTTAACAAACCATGCTATATGGTCGCCCTCAGCTCTTGAGGCTATCCATTGAGCCATGTCATGTATTACTTCATGCACCTCAACTACTGTTCTATTATCATGAGTTATTACTAAACTTGCTTCCTCCAGGACTTTAATGATATAGCACCCATGCATGTAAGCTTCTGATATGGAATCAAAGTAGTATATTAGTCCAAATCCCAACCAACATTTGATTAGATCTTCAATTAAGATGAGTTTTCTTTTAGGCCACAAGCAAAAGCATAAGAAACATTGTTGAAGGGTTTCATGGGCTAGACTATCATAGCTGCTtctcaaatataaaagcattgATTCACATAAACTTGATAAATGCCTACCCTGCAGCTGATCGAGCATGAGATTCCACTTTGCTAACCATGTCTGATTTGACATAGCCCGCCCAACCATTATAAGAGCTAGCGGCAATCCACCACATAAATTGGCTACTTCTCTTGCTACTTCCTCTATAGAAGGGACATCTTCCAAATTCATTGCtaaattttccttgaaaagtTGCCACCCTTCGTCTTTGTCCAAGCACTCCAATTTGATCTTTTTGTCAGCTCTCATGCAATCACATACTTGCTTTGATCGGGTGGTAAAAACTACTTTGTGCTTGTATAGAGTTGTTATAACACTGTTATCACGCGGGTCAGGAATTCCAAGAACTGTGATGTCCAATTCCTCCCATAAATCATCTAGCAACAATaagaagtttttatattttaaaaacttgaaaataGTTTCCATGCTTGGCTCGCACAACGACAACTGTTCAGCTATACAGTCACGAAGATCTTCAACATGATGTTCATATGAAGCTCTAACATAAATGACATAATCGAAACCCATATTCCAATCATCTATGGACCTTTCGATTTCTTTCATGAGAGTGGTTTTGCCAATCCCACCCATACCATAAATCCCAATTATCCCAAATGTTTTATCTGCAAGGCAATCACGGACAATACGCAAATTGGACCCAATCATTATGCCAATATTTGTGGTTGAGATTGGCATATCTATGACCGGATTAGAAGGCCTCCTCTTCGCCAGAACACttagatgatttttttctttcatcaattCATCTATTTCTTTCTTAAATTTTGTTGCTTTTCTGCTGCCATTTAATCTTGAATAAATATTTAGGGAGCAACATCCGGTGACAAAACATCTACTAAAATCAATCACCAACTGATTTGTACATTGATCCATGTCCAGAACCTGCATGTTAtcaattcaaatttaataataataataataatggaaaaaaaacctttaaaatatcttgataaaataattataagttGTTTGATGCTAGAAAATCAGATAAAGAAAGGTAACCTTAAGTCTAATTAAACCAAAGATCATTACACTAAATATTGTAGTATTTTCCTTATATCatatcagataaaaaaaaattgcaagtaTATCAAAATGAATTGACATCTAAGCGAACTCATATTGTATTTTCACTTGCACCATACCAATCGGGCACAATATTTATACCATTTTACTCTATGCAGCGACAATTTGATTTCCAATTTTGACAAATTTCAAGCATCAAATTAATGTAACAATTTCAGTAGTTTGATGATCATATAATTGATCAAAGCACTAATCACatctattgtattttaaaactaCTTTGCCATCCTTACTTT encodes:
- the LOC120274902 gene encoding probable disease resistance protein At1g61300 — protein: MMHAEARLLDLVGAMEDLKAMRNRVLREIELQEEKGKQRTQKVQAWLDKVLDMDQCTNQLVIDFSRCFVTGCCSLNIYSRLNGSRKATKFKKEIDELMKEKNHLSVLAKRRPSNPVIDMPISTTNIGIMIGSNLRIVRDCLADKTFGIIGIYGMGGIGKTTLMKEIERSIDDWNMGFDYVIYVRASYEHHVEDLRDCIAEQLSLCEPSMETIFKFLKYKNFLLLLDDLWEELDITVLGIPDPRDNSVITTLYKHKVVFTTRSKQVCDCMRADKKIKLECLDKDEGWQLFKENLAMNLEDVPSIEEVAREVANLCGGLPLALIMVGRAMSNQTWLAKWNLMLDQLQGRHLSSLCESMLLYLRSSYDSLAHETLQQCFLCFCLWPKRKLILIEDLIKCWLGFGLIYYFDSISEAYMHGCYIIKVLEEASLVITHDNRTVVEVHEVIHDMAQWIASRAEGDHIAWFVKQNIIFEQLSSEEMETWIQLERVSIINCDMNSLPELQCQCPSLLSLSIQHNQRLENLPKIFLRQMPNLTYLNLSSTGIDELPTEITHLFNLEFLDISRTRIKSLPHELGNLKKLKCLLCGYLFLGKLQAGLLSNLCNLQVLDLYPYGCVEPKELEILRGFKSIGMRASSNEILQQLSDLPIVNINIQEIEGLQTLQFSSLTSEGHGWPKEFQIRSCTTIQNLVITHGTKISLKFLKLFDLPKLRSFVWRIEPKEVLPVLQLVQIEECHSLTSLHWVLHLPLLRALLLKNCDAMEELVNGEVGEIEEDDAITTFPKLKYLTILGLPKLVKISHCTLDFPHLSKVHLEGCPSLKRLPFKPGIVNNRGLFIKCEKIWWEKLEWDDATIPSQFCSNSSEDEEIADFFVGGVRPLGHRDFLEIFGFDEVML